In one window of Nicotiana tabacum cultivar K326 chromosome 12, ASM71507v2, whole genome shotgun sequence DNA:
- the LOC107784589 gene encoding uncharacterized protein LOC107784589, producing METQVHCKSYLSAYNSMSYLSEDSNNGWPLHYGEKIYTNAQYCNGFMSRITIDEDPGYDKDVLKQKILEHEETFKNQVLELHRLYRTQRDMMYEIKRTELHKPWTSMEPSSSSSLLGSHLPPKDAWKCHITSFPVANSSYARPSISGTEILNSPLSSSKVNDVQSGRNQIQNSCSSNTCEVSEARPSKVRKKLFDLQLPADDYIETDEDDEQLRDNEGLFCPRSCANRNDTADQDSSTKFFPGVDAGIKSDKRDASASNSCLRTLVRLADLNEPAQLEEVTPSPADLNACAKSNPAFGSKGKERDWYSSTYETGNAKGSLAPLPHSIAQNKLPTPCHPAQVMLDKACLTPGVQSPHRIRDDLWRERTVHSLETFHRNHEKSNYTYGKSFVTSHTATPYPFSNSSEFTNSWSHTLSSWGKPSGIRLSSGHTNPSLNSFAMVSKSPQSPQSNDIFGDKRHINGSSTSNLGLATDLSIRNGFHHGSSSGPKDSPLFLSVDFDSRKHNKGDSLTSKCSPNNRCEKYLISSNNMDLTSHKGFDLNVLSKSSLDEELSRRDLELVEAKREPQDCIPVFPWLKAKPSFRNVSTDTMKGGNSADSGFIQAYTNSPICGSGPSKNLSNVSFSQNVVPTLEDCNMKARKKLGETRSKRKILGVPIPEIPCASKNESSLFVSTSATLHSSPEGENRRHERRNMVIDINIACDLSVVEPEKQASTESVVVETVMETKATIIRNSFDLNSCITEDEDSFFVESNNVNVSTVIEIDLEALPVLETEQDHLSGEDKQNDASLHLPAPKLEKTQDEVVRNAAEAIVSISSSSQFNFIDESSSDPSDDPLGSLGWFVDVVFSFDNEFTSKSKEIIAKDAVILAPTTTVKMDYFEAMTLQLEETKEEDYMPKPFVPEVQPVEDAGATSLTKRTRRGNGRWGRQRRDFQRDILPGLASLSRHEVTEDIQTFGELMKAMGHSWNSGSMRRNGSGKRGRRRMVIETAPPTVSAPITPPLSLEDKSLTGWGKTTRRPRRQRCPAGHSPAVTLT from the exons ATGGAAACACAAGTGCATTGCAAAAGCTACTTATCAGCTTATAACTCCATGAGCTACCTTAGTGAGGATTCAAACAATGGATGGCCCCTACATTATGGAGAGAAAATCTACACAAATGCGCAATACTGTAATGGTTTCATGTCAAGGATTACGATAGATGAAGATCCTGGATACGATAAAGATGTTCTAAAGCAGAAAATACTTGAACACGAGGAAACATTCAAGAATCAG GTATTGGAACTTCATCGCCTTTACAGAACCCAGCGGGACATGATGTATGAAATTAAACGGACAGAATTGCATAAACCTTGGACATCAATGGAGCCATCATCTTCATCAAGCCTTCTCGGATCCCATCTTCCACCTAAAGATGCTTGGAAATGCCATATCACCAGCTTCCCAGTAGCAAATTCAAGTTATGCTAGACCATCTATATCTGGTACTGAAATTCTAAATTCTCCCTTGAGTTCTTCAAAGGTGAACGATGTACAGTCTGGTCgaaatcaaatacaaaatagtTGCTCTTCAAATACATGTGAAGTTTCTGAGGCTAGGCCCTCAAAAGTGCGGAAAAAGTTGTTTGATCTTCAACTTCCAGCTGATGATTACATAGAAACAGATGAAGATGATGAGCAGTTGCGAGATAATGAAGGATTGTTCTGTCCAAGATCTTGTGCTAATAGAAATGATACAGCTGACCAAGACAGCAGTACAAAATTTTTTCCTGGTGTTGATGCTGGTATCAAGAGTGATAAAAGAGATGCTTCAGCATCCAATTCATGTTTGAGAACCTTGGTTAGGTTAGCTGATCTCAATGAACCAGCTCAGCTTGAAGAAGTAACCCCATCACCTGCTGATCTAAATGCTTGTGCTAAATCAAATCCAGCATTTGGTAGTAAAGGCAAAGAGAGAGACTGGTACTCTTCTACATATGAGACAG GTAACGCTAAAGGTAGCTTGGCTCCACTACCTCATagtattgcacaaaacaagttACCTACACCTTGCCACCCGGCACAAGTAATGCTTGACAAAGCCTGTCTAACTCCTGGGGTTCAATCACCTCACCGTATCAGGGATGACCTTTGGAGAGAGAGAACAGTGCATAGTTTAGAGACCTTCCACAGAAATCATGAGAAGTCCAACTATACCTATGGgaaatcatttgtcacttctCATACGGCTACTCCATATCCATTCTCTAATTCTTCGGAATTTACCAATTCATGGTCACACACACTCTCTTCTTGGGGTAAACCAAGTGGCATAAGGCTATCATCAGGGCATACAAACCCGTCATTGAACTCATTTGCTATGGTCAGCAAGAGTCCACAGTCACCTCAGAGCAATGACATTTTTGGAGACAAGCGGCATATCAATGGAAGTTCTACGTCAAATCTAGGTTTGGCTACTGATCTCTCCATCAGGAATGGATTTCACCATGGGTCCTCATCGGGGCCCAAAGACTCACCCCTTTTCTTATCTGTTGATTTTGATTCTCGGAAACATAACAAGGGTGACAGCTTGACATCTAAGTGCTCCCCTAATAATAGGTGTGAGAAATATCTTATTAGCTCCAATAATATGGACTTGACGTCCCACAAAGGTTTCGATTTGAATGTACTATCAAAGAGTTCACTAGATGAGGAACTTTCCAGGAGAGATCTTGAGTTGGTTGAGGCAAAAAGAGAGCCTCAAGACTGTATACCAGTGTTTCCGTGGCTTAAAGCTAAGCCAAGTTTCAGAAATGTGAGTACGGATACCATGAAAGGTGGAAACTCAGCCGACTCTGGCTTCATCCAAGCCTACACAAACTCACCTATCTGCGGAAGTGGTCCTTCAAAAAATCTCAGCAATGTCTCCTTTTCACAGAATGTCGTACCAACTCTAGAAGATTGCAACATGAAGGCCAGAAAGAAGCTGGGGGAAACCCGAAGTAAAAGGAAAATTCTGGGGGTTCCAATTCCTGAAATTCCATGTGCTTCCAAAAATGAGTCATCTTTATTTGTTTCCACTTCTGCTACTCTTCATTCCTCACCTGAGGGAGAAAATAGAAGACATGAACGGAGGAACATGGTGATTGACATTAACATAGCTTGTGACCTTTCTGTGGTTGAGCCCGAGAAACAGGCTTCCACGGAATCAGTGGTTGTTGAGACAGTGATGGAGACAAAAGCTACCATTATCAGAAATTCCTTCGATTTGAACTCATGTATTACTGAAGATGAAGATTCATTCTTTGTTGAAAGCAATAATGTCAACGTGAGTACTGTCATCGAGATAGATCTGGAAGCTCTTCCTGTTCTGGAAACTGAACAAGATCATTTGTCCGGAGAGGACAAACAAAATGATGCATCTTTGCATTTGCCTGCGCCCAAACTTGAAAAAACACAGGATGAAGTTGTCAGGAACGCAGCGGAAGCAATAGTATCCATTTCATCATCCAGTCAGTTCAATTTTATAGACGAAAGTTCCAGCGATCCCTCTGATGATCCACTGGGATCCCTAGGTTGGTTTGTtgatgtagtcttttctttcgaCAATGAATTCACGAGCAAGTCTAAAGAAATAATAGCCAAGGATGCTGTGATTCTTGCACCTACTACTACTGTGAAAATGGATTACTTTGAGGCAATGACACTGCAACTAGAAGAGACTAAGGAAGAAGACTACATGCCCAAGCCTTTTGTTCCTGAAGTCCAACCAGTGGAAGATGCAGGAGCCACTTCACTAACAAAGCGAACCCGAAGAGGAAACGGAAGGTGGGGAAGGCAGCGGAGGGACTTTCAAAGGGATATCCTTCCTGGACTGGCTTCGTTGTCAAGGCACGAGGTGACCGAAGACATTCAGACATTCGGAGAGTTGATGAAAGCTATGGGCCATTCTTGGAACTCAGGATCCATGAGAAGGAATGGCAGTGGTAAACGGGGAAGGCGGAGGATGGTGATTGAAACCGCCCCTCCCACTGTGTCGGCCCCAATAACCCCTCCTCTAAGTTTGGAGGACAAAAGTCTAACAGGGTGGGGCAAGACGACTAGACGTCCGAGGAGGCAAAGATGCCCTGCAGGTCATTCTCCTGCTGTCACATTAACTTAA